The following proteins come from a genomic window of Mustela lutreola isolate mMusLut2 chromosome 6, mMusLut2.pri, whole genome shotgun sequence:
- the LOC131833570 gene encoding CGG triplet repeat-binding protein 1-like produces MQRFEVTAPPARNRSKTALYVTPLDRVTEFGGELHEDGGKLFCTSCNVVLNHVRKSAISDHLKSKTHTKRKAEFEEQKVRKKQRPLPASLQCNSTAQTEKVSVIQDFVKMCLEANIPLKKADHPAVRAFLSRHIKNGGSIPKSDQLRRAYLPDGYENENQLLNSQDC; encoded by the coding sequence ATGCAAAGATTTGAAGTGACAGCACCACCTGCCCGAAACCGTTCTAAGACTGCTTTGTATGTGACTCCCCTGGATCGAGTCACTGAGTTTGGAGGTGAGCTGCACGAAGATGGAGGAAAACTCTTCTGCACTTCTTGCAATGTGGTTCTGAATCATGTTCGCAAGTCTGCCATTAGTGACCACCTTAAGTCAAAGACTCACACCAAGAGGAAGGCAGAATTTGAAGAGCAGAAGGTAAGAAAGAAGCAGAGGCCCCTACCTGCATCCCTTCAGTGCAACAGTACTGcgcaaacagagaaagtcagtgTTATCCAGGACTTTGTGAAAATGTGCCTGGAAGCTAACATCCCACTTAAGAAGGCTGATCACCCAGCAGTCCGTGCTTTCCTGTCTCGCCACATAAAGAATGGAGGCTCCATACCTAAGTCAGACCAGCTGAGGAGAGCATATCTGCCTGATGGATATGAGAATGAGAATCAACTCCTCAACTCACAAGATTGTTAA